In Aureibaculum algae, the following are encoded in one genomic region:
- the rfbC gene encoding dTDP-4-dehydrorhamnose 3,5-epimerase, whose translation MLFKETKLKGVFLLNLEKIEDGRGFFSRLWCKKELEEKNLNADVVQSNISYNKKKGTLRGLHYQKAPYEETKYVRCTKGAMYDVVVDLRPDSPTYKQWLGVELSEENASMLYVPKGCAHGYLALEDHTEVTYFVTQFYKSDAEGGIRYDDKSFNIEWPIAITEISDKDKNRPDYEG comes from the coding sequence ATGTTATTTAAGGAAACAAAATTAAAAGGAGTATTTTTGCTGAATTTAGAGAAAATAGAAGATGGAAGAGGTTTTTTTAGCAGATTGTGGTGTAAAAAGGAATTGGAAGAAAAGAACTTGAATGCTGATGTTGTTCAATCTAATATCTCATATAATAAAAAGAAAGGTACCTTAAGGGGATTGCATTATCAAAAGGCTCCTTATGAAGAAACGAAATATGTTCGTTGTACGAAAGGAGCAATGTACGATGTTGTAGTTGATTTAAGACCAGATTCACCTACCTATAAGCAATGGTTAGGAGTAGAGCTTAGTGAAGAAAATGCGAGTATGCTTTATGTTCCAAAGGGATGTGCTCATGGGTATTTGGCATTAGAAGACCATACTGAGGTAACGTATTTTGTTACTCAGTTTTATAAGTCGGATGCAGAAGGCGGAATTAGATATGATGATAAATCATTTAATATAGAATGGCCAATAGCCATTACGGAAATTTCAGATAAAGATAAGAATCGCCCTGATTACGAGGGGTAA
- the rfbG gene encoding CDP-glucose 4,6-dehydratase: MNKLDIYKNKKVLITGHTGFKGSWLSQWLLQLQAKVYGYALEAPTNPSLFGQLKLSEEMDCYLNDVRDLKALKTCIDEVKPDIIFHLAAQSLVRDSYEDPINTIETNINGTVNVLEAVRQLGISTTIVVITSDKCYENKEWIHGYRENDAMGGYDPYSMSKGAAELVVSSYRRSFFNPKDYKKHGVKLASARAGNVIGGGDWAKDRIIPDCMRALQKGEEIIVRNPYATRPWQHVLESLGGYLFLGCTLLEAKDDLIEILCSGFNFGPFTTSNKNVESLVTAVLENWPGKWKYNESEAVHEAFLLNLNIDKAVQILNWQPVWGFDSTIKNTVDWYYHQHNSNNAKDITVSQIISYQKDFLNKMTN, encoded by the coding sequence ATGAATAAATTAGATATTTATAAAAATAAAAAAGTATTAATAACTGGTCATACTGGTTTTAAAGGGAGTTGGTTATCACAATGGTTGCTGCAATTACAAGCTAAAGTATATGGTTATGCATTAGAAGCACCTACAAATCCCTCATTATTCGGTCAACTAAAGTTATCAGAAGAAATGGACTGCTATTTAAATGATGTAAGAGATTTAAAAGCTTTAAAAACATGTATAGACGAGGTGAAACCAGATATTATTTTTCATTTAGCCGCTCAATCTTTAGTCAGAGACTCTTATGAAGATCCTATTAATACCATAGAAACGAATATAAATGGTACAGTAAACGTTTTGGAGGCTGTTCGTCAATTAGGTATTTCCACAACTATAGTGGTAATAACATCAGATAAATGTTATGAAAATAAGGAATGGATACATGGTTATCGCGAAAATGATGCCATGGGGGGGTATGATCCTTATTCAATGAGTAAAGGTGCTGCTGAATTGGTAGTATCTTCTTATAGACGTTCCTTTTTTAATCCAAAGGATTATAAGAAGCATGGTGTTAAATTAGCATCTGCAAGGGCAGGTAATGTAATTGGTGGGGGAGACTGGGCTAAAGATAGAATTATACCTGACTGTATGAGGGCTTTGCAAAAAGGAGAAGAAATTATTGTGAGAAATCCATATGCAACTAGACCTTGGCAACATGTTTTAGAATCTTTAGGAGGCTATTTATTTTTAGGTTGTACCTTGTTAGAAGCAAAGGATGATTTGATAGAAATATTGTGTTCAGGTTTTAATTTTGGGCCATTTACCACTTCAAATAAAAATGTAGAAAGTTTAGTAACGGCAGTCTTAGAAAATTGGCCAGGTAAATGGAAGTATAATGAATCTGAAGCGGTACATGAGGCATTTCTTCTCAATTTAAATATTGATAAAGCGGTACAAATTTTGAATTGGCAACCAGTTTGGGGGTTTGATTCAACAATAAAAAATACAGTTGATTGGTATTACCATCAACATAATAGTAATAATGCTAAAGATATTACTGTAAGCCAAATTATAAGTTATCAAAAGGATTTTTTAAATAAAATGACGAATTAA
- a CDS encoding glycosyltransferase: MVQFTPVKKRISIVIPMYNAENYIEQCLASILYQPLIKNDYEVIIINDGSKDGSLIKATEISKEHENITVFTQENKGVSAARNKGIDLANGKYIWFIDADDYIISDTANHLLTFAEKHDLDILQFNKIRTESRALNKAATKHIDISKIEIFNGKEYASKVDLNDSCCTNLYKKEFVMSTKIRFIEGKVMEDMTFNAELFPLAEKITHFPIDTYRYVINPNSIWTSKESKAFRKSIVDFIFMAKKFSDIIEDYKINNIGTDIINLKQQEMLFNVSKRLLTSDFKIIEINAIINDLSRNNLYPLTPYKGKYFLKKLELFLFNRKLLFITAALMYRLLKRPIDYFIIRRHQRNREKLIKKTIVKFD; encoded by the coding sequence ATGGTGCAATTTACGCCTGTGAAAAAGAGAATAAGCATTGTTATACCTATGTATAACGCAGAAAATTATATTGAACAATGTCTAGCAAGTATTCTATATCAACCGCTCATTAAAAATGATTATGAGGTAATAATTATCAACGATGGTTCAAAAGATGGAAGTTTAATTAAAGCCACTGAAATTTCTAAAGAACATGAAAATATTACTGTATTTACACAAGAGAATAAAGGAGTAAGTGCTGCTAGAAACAAAGGAATTGACTTGGCTAATGGTAAATACATCTGGTTTATTGATGCTGATGATTATATTATTTCAGATACCGCTAATCATTTATTAACTTTCGCTGAAAAACATGATTTAGATATACTTCAATTCAATAAAATCAGAACTGAATCTAGAGCTTTAAACAAAGCTGCTACAAAACATATTGATATTTCTAAAATTGAAATTTTTAATGGTAAAGAATATGCTTCAAAGGTTGATTTAAATGATAGTTGCTGCACAAATTTATATAAAAAAGAATTTGTAATGTCTACCAAAATTAGATTCATAGAAGGTAAAGTGATGGAAGATATGACTTTCAATGCTGAACTTTTTCCTTTGGCTGAAAAAATTACTCATTTTCCAATAGATACATACCGCTATGTCATAAATCCTAATTCAATTTGGACAAGTAAAGAATCAAAAGCATTTAGAAAATCGATTGTAGATTTTATTTTTATGGCAAAAAAATTTTCTGATATTATAGAAGACTATAAAATTAATAATATTGGTACAGATATTATTAATCTTAAACAACAAGAAATGCTATTTAATGTTTCTAAACGGCTACTTACTTCAGATTTTAAAATAATTGAGATTAATGCTATCATTAATGATTTGTCTAGAAACAATCTGTACCCCCTTACTCCTTATAAAGGAAAATATTTTTTAAAAAAACTTGAACTCTTTTTATTTAATAGAAAATTACTATTTATTACTGCGGCTTTAATGTACAGGCTATTAAAAAGACCCATTGATTATTTTATTATTAGAAGACACCAACGTAATAGAGAAAAGTTAATTAAAAAAACAATTGTTAAGTTTGATTAG
- a CDS encoding glycosyltransferase, with product MILSFIIPMYNAEQYIEQCLYSIIEQPINKNTFEIILINDGSTDNSLSKANEISKKHKNITVYDQENIGLSATRNRGIELAKGEYIWFIDADDYIIHNTVNSLLECLKNHNLDILEFQYIRTESRILNVSRHNKPSFTDIKVLNGKKYVATGGYNESCCISIYRRQLILEIGLKFIEGRVMEDMVFNAEIVPKANRIAYFPLDAYRYVINPNSIWTNKESNAHRKSITDFIFMTKKISGFIKTYKQNGIGTKIIESKQQEMLFNISKRLLTSDFTISEINIMIGDLYKYKLYPLKKYKGISRLRKLETCIFNRKLLFLLSIRIYRFFKKPIDHFIIRKYRQKREKLIKETTVNI from the coding sequence ATGATATTAAGTTTTATTATACCAATGTATAATGCCGAACAGTATATAGAACAATGTCTATATAGTATAATTGAACAACCAATAAATAAAAATACTTTTGAAATAATCCTTATAAATGATGGCTCAACAGATAATAGTTTATCTAAAGCAAATGAAATTTCTAAGAAGCATAAAAACATAACAGTTTATGATCAAGAAAACATTGGTTTAAGTGCAACCAGAAATAGAGGAATTGAGTTAGCCAAAGGTGAATATATATGGTTTATAGATGCTGATGATTATATAATACACAATACCGTTAATTCACTTCTTGAGTGTTTAAAAAATCATAATTTAGATATTTTAGAATTTCAATATATCAGAACTGAATCAAGAATTCTTAATGTATCAAGACACAATAAGCCTTCATTTACTGATATAAAAGTGCTTAATGGTAAGAAATATGTTGCTACTGGTGGCTATAATGAAAGCTGTTGCATTTCTATATACAGAAGACAATTAATTTTGGAAATAGGCTTAAAGTTTATTGAAGGTAGAGTAATGGAGGACATGGTTTTTAATGCTGAAATTGTACCCAAAGCAAATAGAATTGCTTACTTCCCATTGGATGCCTATCGTTACGTTATAAACCCTAATTCGATATGGACGAATAAAGAATCTAATGCACACCGTAAGTCAATTACTGATTTTATTTTTATGACTAAAAAAATATCAGGTTTTATTAAGACTTACAAACAAAATGGTATTGGAACAAAAATTATTGAAAGCAAACAACAAGAAATGCTTTTTAATATATCTAAACGTCTACTCACTTCAGATTTTACAATTTCCGAAATAAATATTATGATTGGGGATTTATATAAGTATAAACTATATCCTTTAAAAAAATATAAAGGAATCAGTAGGTTAAGAAAACTTGAAACTTGTATATTTAATAGAAAATTACTTTTTTTATTATCTATAAGAATCTATCGTTTCTTTAAAAAACCTATTGATCATTTCATTATTAGAAAATATAGGCAAAAAAGAGAGAAGCTTATTAAAGAAACTACTGTTAATATTTAG
- a CDS encoding glycosyltransferase family 4 protein, giving the protein MKIVLVTPLLDLGGGQRYITSLANRWSSQGYVVNIIVLRKGKSFYPINSEVVVTELNLTGEGGIKKAFSALRTLLKLRKKIQSINPFFVLSILSSTNILTILATRYLKTRVIVEDVMSPLRPRSKVENQCRKFFYKKADGIIALTDIAKGIIQDETGCKNIITIPNPVFDLKINESIKKEKIVLNVGRLNCAKGQKYFIEACKKINRPDWKFVILGDGELRKELEQQINNLDIHNLVTLNGVEKDVGKWLSKSTIFAFPSVSECFPIALLEGMAAGLPCVSFDCLTGPSELIEDGENGFLVPVGDVDQFSKKIVQLMNDENLRNKFSIKAKEIQQKFSIDKISNEILEFCSY; this is encoded by the coding sequence ATGAAAATAGTCCTAGTAACTCCATTACTTGATTTAGGTGGCGGGCAACGTTATATTACCTCCTTAGCTAACCGTTGGTCCTCTCAAGGTTACGTTGTAAACATAATTGTATTAAGAAAAGGAAAAAGTTTTTATCCCATTAATTCAGAAGTAGTTGTAACTGAATTAAATTTGACTGGTGAAGGAGGGATAAAAAAAGCTTTTAGTGCACTAAGGACATTGTTAAAACTTAGAAAAAAAATCCAATCTATTAATCCCTTTTTTGTATTGAGTATTTTGAGCTCCACTAATATTTTAACTATTCTAGCAACGCGATATCTAAAAACTAGGGTGATTGTAGAAGATGTGATGAGTCCTTTAAGGCCGAGAAGTAAAGTTGAAAACCAATGCCGTAAGTTTTTTTACAAAAAGGCTGATGGTATTATTGCCTTGACTGATATTGCTAAAGGAATTATTCAAGATGAAACGGGGTGTAAAAATATAATTACAATACCAAACCCCGTTTTTGACTTAAAAATAAATGAGAGTATTAAAAAAGAAAAAATTGTTTTAAATGTTGGTAGACTAAATTGTGCAAAAGGGCAAAAGTATTTTATAGAAGCGTGTAAAAAAATTAATAGACCTGATTGGAAATTTGTAATTCTTGGTGACGGTGAATTACGTAAAGAGTTGGAGCAGCAAATTAATAATTTGGACATACACAATCTCGTTACATTAAATGGAGTTGAAAAAGATGTAGGGAAATGGTTATCAAAATCTACTATATTTGCATTTCCTTCTGTTTCTGAATGCTTTCCAATAGCTTTGCTTGAAGGTATGGCAGCCGGTTTACCATGTGTTAGTTTCGATTGTTTAACTGGTCCAAGTGAATTAATAGAAGATGGTGAAAATGGATTTTTAGTCCCTGTAGGAGATGTTGACCAGTTTTCAAAGAAAATAGTACAATTGATGAATGATGAAAACCTACGAAATAAGTTTTCCATAAAAGCCAAAGAAATACAACAAAAGTTCTCAATAGATAAAATATCTAATGAAATTCTTGAATTTTGTTCTTATTGA
- a CDS encoding NAD(P)H-dependent oxidoreductase, with protein sequence MVIVDNALNKREKENNPIRVGVVGSGEMAKGLLNQIEKFTQGMKVVAQYNRSLERPQRVYKDLNLDYKIVQSENEFEDCFKNGITAVTQNLELVIQSEFIDIIVDMTGSIEFSAQLTLDCISNKKDILSFNAELDATLGPILKYKADKAGVKYSVAEGDQPGCTMNLFRFVKQLGLIPLVCGNIKGMLDEYRNPDTQKEFAASWDMSPYMATNFADGTKVSLEQACIANATGMKVAKRGMLGFKSTDHIDNLTGLYDVEQLKELGGIVDFTVGAKPGPGVFVYAYSDGDHFTEKYLKYGKLGDGPLYSFYIPYHLLFFEIPISIARMVDFDDTIIAAKGGPMVDVITIAKTDLKKGETLDELGGFKTYGVCENHEVSKKENLLPIGLANGCILKNEIKKDGVISYNDVILPENRLGDVLKKEQDELFK encoded by the coding sequence ATGGTAATAGTAGATAATGCATTAAATAAGAGAGAAAAAGAGAATAATCCTATTAGAGTAGGAGTTGTTGGATCTGGAGAAATGGCCAAGGGGCTATTAAATCAGATTGAAAAATTTACTCAAGGTATGAAAGTTGTTGCTCAGTATAATCGTTCATTAGAACGCCCACAAAGAGTATACAAGGATTTGAATCTAGATTATAAGATTGTTCAAAGTGAAAATGAATTTGAGGATTGCTTTAAAAATGGTATTACCGCAGTTACACAAAATTTAGAGTTAGTTATTCAATCTGAATTTATAGATATTATTGTTGATATGACAGGTTCAATAGAATTTTCAGCTCAACTTACATTAGATTGTATAAGTAATAAAAAAGATATTCTATCATTTAATGCAGAATTAGATGCTACATTGGGTCCAATTTTAAAATATAAAGCAGATAAAGCAGGAGTGAAATACAGTGTAGCAGAAGGTGATCAACCAGGTTGTACTATGAATTTGTTTCGCTTCGTGAAACAATTGGGTTTAATACCATTAGTTTGTGGAAATATCAAGGGTATGTTAGATGAATACAGAAATCCTGATACTCAAAAGGAATTTGCTGCATCATGGGATATGTCACCGTATATGGCTACGAATTTTGCTGATGGAACTAAAGTGAGTTTGGAGCAAGCTTGTATTGCTAATGCAACAGGTATGAAAGTTGCTAAAAGGGGGATGCTAGGTTTTAAGTCTACTGATCATATTGATAATTTAACTGGGTTGTATGATGTAGAACAATTAAAAGAACTAGGTGGAATTGTAGATTTTACTGTAGGAGCAAAGCCAGGACCTGGTGTTTTTGTTTATGCATATTCAGATGGTGATCATTTTACAGAAAAGTATTTAAAATATGGTAAATTAGGTGACGGACCATTATATAGTTTTTATATTCCTTATCACTTATTGTTTTTTGAAATACCAATTTCTATAGCTCGTATGGTAGATTTTGATGATACTATTATTGCAGCCAAAGGGGGGCCTATGGTTGATGTTATAACTATAGCAAAAACAGATTTAAAGAAAGGTGAAACATTAGATGAATTAGGTGGGTTTAAAACGTATGGAGTGTGTGAGAATCATGAAGTTTCAAAAAAAGAAAACTTGTTACCTATAGGTTTGGCTAATGGTTGTATCTTAAAAAATGAGATCAAAAAAGATGGGGTTATAAGTTATAATGATGTAATATTGCCAGAAAATAGATTGGGAGATGTTCTTAAAAAAGAACAAGACGAATTATTTAAATAA
- a CDS encoding O-antigen ligase family protein, whose product MSNYYSIPNKFNRFIILLIALAPVVAYILLGILKTDYNKNITVLMYFGVILLFFYAKNGKPIKFPKYAFFYLLFTIYTYISEFYFLDRDFKTLYLVSNPMMSSLLILIIIENIEIRTKYMNIILKSSNILLIIAFVVILLQQIIGFEFMTDPDYIEKWGGGDLVEGRLPSIYSYISSFAVGFGAIPIFLIISEILLKSKKNNKLLIYILIGLLYAFLTKARWIMLNGLLIFLVLYFNHRKNLTIFYKYLILVPLIMFSSLVFLDAYGLKTISILEERVLDKGKGGMTKGSGSTRLLAFVAFNQVYWDNPILGRGNVKYGMAGTGEQDNKLKKALARKSSQLHVGYLSLFYIYGLVGGLLFLLFLYFILKKLYENAKKTNYYGPFVAFLGFATANLTLVTFTFFEMGLILALLFDKFYINKFNKSKIDRL is encoded by the coding sequence TTGTCAAATTACTATTCCATACCTAACAAATTTAATCGGTTTATAATTTTATTAATAGCACTAGCTCCGGTTGTGGCTTATATTCTATTAGGGATTCTTAAGACGGATTATAATAAGAATATTACCGTTTTAATGTATTTTGGAGTAATCTTACTTTTTTTTTATGCAAAAAACGGAAAACCTATTAAATTTCCGAAATATGCGTTCTTTTATTTGCTCTTTACTATCTATACGTATATTTCCGAATTCTATTTTTTAGATAGAGATTTTAAAACCCTATACTTAGTTTCCAATCCGATGATGAGTTCACTACTCATTCTTATCATAATAGAAAATATTGAGATAAGAACAAAGTATATGAATATTATTTTGAAAAGTTCCAATATACTCTTAATTATAGCTTTTGTTGTGATTTTATTACAACAGATAATTGGTTTTGAATTTATGACTGATCCTGATTATATTGAAAAATGGGGTGGAGGAGATTTAGTTGAAGGTAGATTACCCTCGATTTATTCTTATATAAGTTCATTTGCCGTTGGTTTTGGTGCTATTCCTATATTTTTAATAATATCAGAAATTTTATTAAAATCAAAAAAAAATAACAAACTACTAATCTATATTTTAATAGGTTTACTCTACGCTTTTTTAACAAAAGCCAGGTGGATAATGCTAAATGGATTATTAATTTTTTTAGTATTGTATTTTAATCATCGTAAAAATTTAACCATATTTTATAAATATCTCATTTTAGTTCCATTAATAATGTTCTCGTCCTTAGTGTTTTTAGACGCCTATGGTTTAAAAACTATAAGTATTTTGGAAGAAAGAGTTTTGGATAAAGGGAAAGGCGGAATGACCAAGGGATCTGGAAGTACAAGATTGTTAGCTTTTGTCGCTTTTAATCAAGTGTATTGGGACAATCCTATACTTGGGAGAGGTAATGTAAAATATGGAATGGCAGGTACAGGGGAGCAAGACAATAAATTAAAAAAAGCTTTAGCTAGGAAATCATCGCAATTACATGTTGGTTATTTGTCATTATTTTATATTTATGGATTAGTTGGAGGATTATTATTTTTATTATTTCTATATTTTATTTTGAAGAAACTCTATGAGAATGCAAAAAAAACAAATTATTATGGACCCTTTGTGGCATTCTTAGGATTTGCAACGGCTAATTTAACTTTAGTAACTTTTACTTTTTTTGAAATGGGGTTGATTTTAGCTTTACTATTTGATAAGTTTTATATTAATAAATTTAATAAATCTAAAATAGATCGGTTATGA
- a CDS encoding glycosyltransferase family 4 protein yields the protein MKSINKHIVLITPLLDHGGGQRYIANLSNYWVSLDYTVTIILLRSGESFFTLSDKIKVEELNYCNKNTINRIFTGLIAGIKLRRILKDENPNFVLSILSSTNIFTLISTRFLNVRVFVRDAMSPFRKRSKIERYLRKLLYKKADGVILMTKIAKNFVEVETGVSNVKVIHNPVSHVNKYDNITKEKIVITVGRLTAVKAQRYFLEACAKLDRPDWKFIILGEGELREDLNKMITSLGIENRVAMPGAVKDVDLWLNKSMIFVSTSVSEAWGNAICEAMAVGLPVVSFNCDVGPKEIIDDKENGFLVPIMDVDELSDKIEILMDDELLRNKIGHNAMLKMHQLNIETISKEVLDFCLE from the coding sequence ATGAAATCGATTAATAAGCATATTGTACTTATCACTCCGTTATTAGACCACGGTGGAGGACAACGATATATTGCTAATTTATCTAACTATTGGGTTTCATTAGACTACACTGTTACAATAATACTTTTAAGGTCAGGTGAATCATTTTTTACACTTTCAGATAAAATAAAAGTTGAAGAATTAAATTATTGTAATAAAAACACAATAAATAGAATTTTTACGGGTTTAATAGCTGGTATAAAACTCAGAAGAATTCTTAAAGATGAGAATCCGAATTTTGTATTAAGTATTTTAAGTTCTACTAACATTTTTACGTTAATTTCAACACGTTTTTTAAATGTGAGAGTATTTGTTAGAGATGCAATGAGCCCATTTAGAAAAAGAAGTAAAATAGAAAGATATTTAAGAAAGTTACTTTACAAAAAAGCTGATGGTGTAATATTAATGACAAAAATTGCAAAAAATTTTGTAGAAGTTGAAACTGGAGTTTCCAATGTAAAAGTGATTCATAATCCCGTATCACATGTTAATAAGTATGATAATATAACTAAAGAAAAGATTGTTATAACTGTCGGTCGATTGACAGCGGTTAAAGCTCAACGTTATTTTTTAGAGGCTTGTGCTAAGTTAGATAGACCTGACTGGAAGTTTATAATTCTTGGGGAAGGAGAGTTAAGAGAAGATTTGAATAAGATGATCACTTCTTTAGGTATAGAAAATAGAGTTGCTATGCCTGGTGCAGTTAAGGATGTCGATTTGTGGTTAAATAAATCGATGATATTTGTTTCAACATCAGTTTCGGAGGCATGGGGAAATGCCATATGTGAGGCTATGGCAGTGGGATTGCCAGTAGTGAGTTTCAATTGTGATGTAGGGCCCAAAGAAATAATAGATGATAAAGAGAATGGGTTTTTAGTACCTATTATGGATGTTGATGAATTATCAGATAAGATTGAAATACTTATGGATGACGAGTTATTACGAAATAAAATAGGACATAATGCGATGTTGAAAATGCATCAATTAAATATAGAAACTATTTCTAAGGAAGTACTTGATTTTTGTTTAGAATAA
- the rfbF gene encoding glucose-1-phosphate cytidylyltransferase, which produces MKTVILAGGFGTRLSEETGVRPKPLVEIGGKPILWHIMKMYASYGHNEFIICCGYKGHMIKEFFSNYYLHSSDVIFDLKNNETQIINNSIEPWKVTLIDTGENTMTGGRIKRVKEYVGNEPFFLTYGDGVSDVNFNELLKFHNSQNTLATLSAVQQPGRYGAFNLEQDNNKIDNFREKPKGGTRETAWINGGFFVLEPEIFDYIKEDSTVWEREPMEKLAQEGQLSAFKHEGYWQSMDSLRDKTVLEEIWQEGNAAWKKW; this is translated from the coding sequence ATGAAAACAGTAATATTAGCTGGTGGTTTTGGTACCAGATTAAGTGAAGAAACAGGAGTAAGACCTAAACCTTTAGTAGAAATTGGAGGAAAACCGATTTTATGGCACATCATGAAAATGTATGCATCATATGGTCATAATGAATTTATAATTTGTTGTGGTTATAAGGGACATATGATAAAAGAATTTTTCTCTAATTATTATTTACATTCCTCTGATGTTATTTTTGATTTAAAAAATAATGAAACACAAATTATAAACAATAGTATAGAACCTTGGAAAGTAACTTTAATAGATACAGGTGAAAATACAATGACAGGAGGGCGAATAAAAAGAGTAAAAGAATATGTTGGTAATGAACCTTTCTTTTTAACTTATGGAGATGGTGTTAGTGATGTAAACTTTAATGAATTGTTAAAGTTTCATAATTCACAAAATACATTAGCAACATTATCTGCTGTTCAACAACCAGGTAGGTATGGGGCATTTAATTTAGAGCAAGACAATAATAAAATTGATAACTTTAGAGAAAAACCTAAAGGAGGTACGCGAGAAACTGCATGGATAAATGGAGGGTTCTTTGTCTTAGAGCCAGAAATTTTTGATTATATAAAAGAAGATAGTACTGTCTGGGAAAGAGAGCCTATGGAAAAATTAGCACAAGAAGGACAATTATCAGCATTTAAACATGAAGGATATTGGCAAAGTATGGATTCTTTAAGAGATAAAACAGTTTTAGAAGAAATTTGGCAAGAAGGTAATGCAGCATGGAAAAAATGGTAA